In Thermodesulfobacteriota bacterium, a genomic segment contains:
- a CDS encoding AbrB/MazE/SpoVT family DNA-binding domain-containing protein translates to METVKVSPKYQVVIPRAIRKVLGIRPGQKVQVVQYENRIELIPIKPIRKTRGFLQGIDTTVEREPDRV, encoded by the coding sequence ATGGAAACTGTAAAGGTCTCACCAAAGTATCAGGTGGTTATTCCTCGCGCAATTCGTAAAGTGCTGGGAATTCGACCTGGGCAGAAGGTGCAGGTAGTACAATATGAAAATCGAATTGAGTTGATTCCCATAAAGCCGATCCGGAAAACACGTGGTTTCCTTCAGGGAATTGACACAACAGTGGAAAGGGAGCCTGACCGGGTATGA
- a CDS encoding type II toxin-antitoxin system VapC family toxin — protein sequence MNLVDSSGWLEYFADGPNADFFAPAIENLPKLVVSVINIYEVFKNVLQQRGEGDALLAVAIMEQGTVINLDPTIALSAAKISVDLKLPMADSVILATAKVYNATLWTQDSDFKRIEGVKYVEKK from the coding sequence ATGAATCTAGTAGATTCCTCCGGGTGGCTTGAATATTTTGCCGACGGACCGAATGCGGATTTCTTTGCTCCCGCTATTGAGAATCTCCCTAAATTAGTTGTTTCAGTAATTAATATTTATGAAGTATTTAAAAACGTGCTCCAGCAAAGAGGGGAGGGTGATGCGCTTCTGGCAGTCGCAATAATGGAGCAGGGAACCGTGATAAATCTAGATCCGACGATAGCTCTCAGTGCTGCCAAAATCTCAGTTGATTTAAAGCTTCCAATGGCTGACAGCGTAATACTTGCAACAGCTAAGGTATACAATGCCACATTGTGGACACAGGATTCGGATTTTAAAAGAATCGAAGGTGTGAAGTATGTTGAAAAAAAATAA
- a CDS encoding ATP-dependent helicase yields MANLDDLYTIDDRIRAFENHRAGFMISLAGPGTGKTNSFLHRIRALVSGGGVQFEEICYLTFIKEIAKTFLSDYQEEFPENLDEVSRPRVSTLHSFACRLIRNRGFSIGYDGPLYFASIADSETFASQVFLADLFLIVRSSGLRSTPQLRNLLQQVKKAWRDNADPQTLPQPIPTVLDVGLRLARAYRLVDWDQAIPLAHELFLDPRNRYKWLTQLQHYLVDEYQDFNRAEQAFLVSLASTVASMVIVGDDNQSIFSGRGGSPEGMRNLFQSSVHDRVSLLRCRRCKRNILNAANRFLLWMDPTAQPMLAHYNGGAVHCYHFKSAKAEIGFLVNYLTTKVAELPENPSPKQGIVCLFPSRKALAFYYDRIQPEVPSYTGKATSHPTRQQLALLLELVTNPNQRFIERLILESFTAIKPRHRLEIVRLILQHDISPSQAIDRLISTGVLSGIAVAAGRMFVELCRSLSSQDPHLIANALASHLGREGGELRPLIVDLLSQLGDTDPDDLINAVCDRALLEFTLPTENRRSVLFLTMHGSKGLTKKTVVLPGLEQVWLPGESSGADLEEKKRLFYVAITRAMDDLLITYPRTRARGNPLNYNAEGRGRVSHFVERAGIPDIYYA; encoded by the coding sequence TTGGCTAACCTTGACGACCTATATACGATTGATGATCGGATTCGGGCTTTCGAGAACCATCGGGCTGGCTTCATGATATCCCTTGCCGGTCCTGGAACGGGAAAGACCAATTCATTCCTCCATCGTATCAGAGCACTCGTCTCCGGGGGAGGCGTTCAATTCGAAGAGATATGTTATCTGACATTCATCAAAGAAATCGCAAAGACCTTTCTTTCCGATTATCAAGAGGAATTCCCAGAGAATCTGGATGAAGTGAGCAGACCTAGGGTATCGACGCTCCACAGTTTCGCTTGCCGTCTTATACGCAACAGAGGGTTCAGTATCGGCTACGATGGCCCCCTCTACTTTGCGAGCATAGCTGATAGCGAAACTTTCGCATCACAAGTATTCCTCGCCGATCTTTTTCTAATCGTACGGTCATCTGGGCTGCGCTCCACGCCACAATTGCGCAACCTTCTGCAGCAAGTGAAGAAAGCTTGGCGTGACAACGCTGATCCTCAGACATTGCCTCAGCCTATTCCGACAGTTCTAGATGTCGGCCTTCGACTCGCAAGAGCATATAGGCTAGTCGATTGGGATCAGGCTATCCCGCTGGCCCATGAGCTTTTTCTTGACCCACGCAACCGATACAAGTGGCTTACCCAGCTACAGCATTATCTTGTGGACGAATATCAGGACTTCAATAGAGCGGAGCAAGCTTTCCTTGTTTCCCTAGCATCTACTGTTGCTTCTATGGTAATTGTTGGAGATGACAATCAAAGTATTTTCAGTGGCCGAGGTGGATCTCCTGAAGGGATGAGGAACCTTTTCCAGTCTTCTGTTCACGACCGAGTCTCACTACTGAGATGTCGTCGCTGCAAGAGAAACATATTGAATGCTGCCAACAGGTTCCTTCTCTGGATGGACCCTACTGCTCAGCCGATGCTTGCACACTATAATGGAGGTGCTGTCCACTGTTACCACTTTAAGAGTGCTAAGGCAGAGATTGGTTTTCTTGTCAACTACCTCACCACAAAGGTGGCAGAGCTTCCTGAGAACCCGTCGCCCAAACAGGGCATCGTATGCCTTTTCCCATCACGGAAGGCACTTGCTTTTTATTATGACCGCATTCAGCCAGAAGTGCCGTCCTATACTGGGAAGGCTACATCTCATCCAACCAGACAACAATTGGCACTTCTGTTGGAATTGGTCACCAATCCAAATCAGAGATTCATTGAACGCCTCATCCTTGAGTCGTTCACGGCTATAAAACCGCGCCACAGATTGGAAATAGTAAGGCTTATCCTACAACACGACATCTCTCCCTCTCAAGCTATAGACCGGTTAATCTCCACGGGCGTCCTTTCAGGGATCGCTGTAGCTGCCGGCCGGATGTTTGTTGAACTGTGTCGAAGTCTTTCTTCGCAAGATCCGCATCTCATTGCCAATGCACTTGCCAGTCATCTCGGACGTGAGGGAGGAGAACTCCGGCCTCTCATTGTAGACCTACTAAGTCAGCTAGGGGATACTGACCCAGATGACCTCATCAACGCAGTGTGTGACCGCGCGCTGCTGGAGTTTACATTGCCCACAGAGAATCGGCGCTCAGTCTTGTTCCTCACGATGCATGGGTCTAAAGGACTTACAAAGAAAACCGTTGTGCTTCCGGGGCTTGAACAGGTTTGGCTTCCAGGAGAATCATCGGGCGCTGACCTAGAGGAGAAGAAGAGGCTTTTCTATGTTGCCATCACTCGTGCCATGGACGACCTTCTAATAACGTATCCTCGCACCCGCGCACGAGGCAACCCACTAAACTATAATGCGGAGGGTCGAGGCAGGGTTTCTCATTTTGTTGAGCGGGCTGGCATCCCTGATATTTATTATGCATAA